The nucleotide sequence CCCAAGCCGCGTGACTTCATAGTCACACTGTGAAGACGCAGAACACGAGGTCTCTCCACGACAAGGCGGTTGCCTACTTATACCCCCAGGACCCGGACATATCATAGCGCTCTGCACGACACGACAACAACTATAGTGCATCCTCGGATATACTCGCTGCATTGTCATCAGAACTACCTCCTCATCAATCCCCAGCAAACACTCCATGACCAGTCGCAACGTATCAGAGGCCTTGCGAAAAAAACCGCCCAGCTTTAAGGTCCAGATCGCGCTGACGGGCAATCAAATGGTCCTCTGCTTTTCCGAACAaaaccaagcccaagaatATTTCGAGTCGTTGGGGCAGGACTCCGGTCTCGACCCTATTATGAGCgtggatggcctcgaggtgTCCATAAGTCTGCAGGGAGTCCAATGGATCGAACTGGGAAAAGATCCCAACAGATCATTCAGGATTAAATTCCAGCGTTATTCGGCTGCTAGAGAGTGGCTACAAAGTTCCAAGCTGCATAAACTACTGAAAACAAAAAGAGGAGAGGTGGTGATCGCAGAGTCCAACCCAGGTCCAACAGGAGGAGAAAAACCACCGCAGCAGGGTACACCTTTGAGTCGGGTTAAAAGCCGTCGGAGGGAGCGATCTAACCAGAGAAACCGATATAATCAGAGGGTGCGACCTAATGAGAGAAAGGGAATTGAAAGATCGGACTCGCTGACTGACAAGATATATCGGGGGTTTGAGAAACTTACCCGAAGGGGATCCACACAGAGCAACGATGGATAGGGAAAGCCGTTGGCGGCCTGGGGCTGGGATGTACCTTGCCATGAATAAAACCTTGACATGATGGACGCTTTTGGTCTTGTGAAATCAATAAAGATCTCAAAGCGCTCGTGAATATAGGATCTGATGGTGGCTTATATCTTCTTAATCAGCAAGCCTTCTTCCGCTTTCCCAGGCGAATGCACAGTTCTCCAAAGCGAAATGACGGTTGGCCCAGCAAAACGTTTTAGATTCCTATTACGAAAGAGTAAAATCACTAAAGATGCGGTAGTGCCAAGTAAAGGGTATACTACACCTCCGTTAAAGGAAGGAGGCTTCGAGGGAGTTAGCCAGACATAAGCCTTGTTGCTACATACATCCAGTCGAAAGTAGAGGGGTATGTTCAGACAAAATTATACTATTGCACCCAAGATGCATCCATAGATTAGGCAGCTAGCGAATACAACGCCACCTGCCAAGCAAACCACCAGATGCATCTCTCCCATATCGGTTACTCCTATTTGCCAACCTGCTCGTTCTCGTAGTGAAGCTTATCAAAGTACGGATGGGTGCATGCCCTCTTTGCAGAGAGGCGATAGGCAGGGTCGtagacgaggaggagatcaagcAGATTCAGCCCTTCTTCGTCCAGGTTGGGGCACAAGGGGGCGTCATAGTTTCGTCTCCATTTCGGAAAGGAGGGCTTGAAATCAGGATAAGAAGTTACGTCAGGCCAAATCTCATTGTCGGGTGTTCCAAGGACACTTTGAAAAGGTTAGTGCGGTCAAGTAGACGAGGATGTTGCAATTACCGGAAGATCTTGAAAATCTCATCTATTTCGGAGTCGCCAGCGAATATTGGCTTGCGCGTGCACATCTCGGCGAAGATGCAACCGATGGACCACATGTCCACGCCTGTTGAATACTGCCTGCCTCCCAACAAGACCTCTGGTGCTCGATACCAGAGAGTTACAACTTCGTGGGTGTAGGTACGTAGTGGAACACCAATAGCTCTCGCGAGGCCAAAGTCGGTGAGTTTGAGGTTGCCTTCTTTGTCGATAAGAAGATTCTGAGGCTTCAAGTCTCGGTGAAGGACACGGTGCGAATGGCAGTACTTGATGCCCTCGCAGAGGTGAAGCATGAACTTGCGCACGACCTGGTCGCCCATGCCAAGGGTGCGAATGGTTGCAGACGATCCAGAAGGAAGAGGCTTGCCACGGCCTCCATCAGATACTGGTAGGGAGTCCATGTACTTCTTgaggtcaagatcaagaaatTCAAGGACGAGATACAGCTTGTGACTATCTGCGTGGACGATGTTGAGCAGGCTGACGACATTTGGGTGGTTCATCTCCCTGAGGACTGAAATTTCACGGATGGCTGTGCTGGGGACGCCCTCGTCCTCTGTCTCGAGGCggatcttcttgagggcaACGAGGCGGCCATTGTGTGCGAGGTCCCGGGCTTTGTAGACAACGCCGTACGTTCCTATGGTTGTGCGAGTCAATAGCTAAGCAAAAAAGATGAGTGTCGGGTCAGGGAAACAACCTTCACCGACCTTCTCTATCCTTTGGTAGTTGTCCATGATGTTGAAGGTGATCCAAAATGTCTCACGTGAGACCTTGGTGCTGGGTAATGTGGAGGCTCTACTGCCAGGCCGCCAACGCAAGGGTCGTTTTGGGTTAAAGTGGTACACGACCAAGTCCGGTCGAAGCCTTACTAGAGCTAGTATGCGTTAGGTTCGGAATAGCGTCAATTATGAAGGCGCGTCCGTAGCAAAACGTTCTCTTGGTGAATCACGTTATGAGGAGGAAAGGACAGAATTTCTTTGCGGGTGCTCGGTGGTGGTCAATGTCGGTCGACGTGTTTTGTTGCGGGGACAACATGAAAAGAAAAAGCGCGCGCGATTGGAAATAAACAGGCCCCGCATCAGTTGGCATAGGAACATCAACCACCTGATATCTCATGGTTAACACCGTCATTTCCTGATGATGCGTGCTGACAGATCCTTCGCTATTAAGCGTTTTGTCGTCAAGATATCTATATTGTCGTTGCGTTATGAAACTCTGTGAACTGTAGCATGAGAATCGTCGGACTCGCCATCACAGAGACAATCACACCCAATGCGCGTGCTAACCCTGGAAATATCAAAGTAGCTATCCTTGGGATACATGAGTATCATGACTGTTGCGCCAGATAAAGACTAAACTCTACGTTGCAACGATATCTAACACCAATATTCATGCAAGTGCAGCAAGCAGCAAACTCCCAACCCCAGCAAGAGCCCCGATCCGGGACCAAAAAACCTGAGTCTTTGacttcttctgctccttcaACTTGTCAATCTTTGTCTTAATTCCACCCTGGTCCTTCTTGTCCGCGTCTCGCTGCTCAACCTGACTGGCTAGAATCTCGCGGTTGATCCTTTCCATATCATCTGCCCACCTTTCACTCTGCTCCTTTGTCTCCCTCTGGCGCCTTTTGAtgttcttgatctcctctTCGTATTTTCTTCGATCCTCACTTCTGGAGCGGTTCATGCTATTTCTTAGGTCGCGAATGACAGCGTCAGAACGCTCCAGGGCCTCGCTTAAGCGCCTTTGaccatcttccttctccgCAGCAAGTCGCTGTTCAAACTCCCGAACAATTTTTTGCACCTCCTGGCTTTGCTGCTCGCTGAACTCATGCAGTTTGCCGTCGAACTCAGCCTTCAGGCGGCGTCGCTCTTCTCTGGCTTCCGTCTcggtctcctccttgatgcgAACTGATTCGGCGGCGACTTCTTGAACCATCCGTTCCAGCCTCAGCTTCTCGTCGTAAAATTCTTGCTCAATCCGACGCCGCTCTTCTCGCCTATCCGCATGCAAAGCCGCTTGCTCACTCTCAATCTCTTGCAGCAGTGTCGCCTTTTCCAATTCCATCGTCTCGATCATCTGCTGTAGGAGCACATCGTGGTCTCGTTTCGCCTGCTCTTTTTCGTGATGGAGGGTTTGGAGAGCCTTTTCAAATGCCTTGCGCTGCTCGGCAAGCTCAGATTTCAAGGCCTCACCAGCCGTCGTCTGATCGACCTCGAGCCCCCTGTTGACCATTTCTTCCTGTACTTGCAGAGTGACGATATCCAAGTCAATGACCTTGGAGACAATGTCCAACGCAGACTCTCGAGTGTTGTGGAATCTCATACTCTTAGAGCCCTTGGCAGTCATGTATCCCCACCATTCACTTCGGGCAAGGAGTTGTTCCTCGCGATCCTCGCCCTTGCTTTGATCCTGCAACTCGTCCCAGAACGTTGTTACAAGAGCCACATTTTGAAAGGCAGCATCACCGCAGAGATTTCGAAACATAGTGAGGTTGCGCATAATTGCGTTTGTCATCCGCTCGTCCTTGATTCGGTGCAAGTATATGATGCCGTTCAACTTGAGGTTGTTCTTATACGAGGAACTAAGCACCTGAGCAACGTCGGCAAGCACGTCAGCGTCTCCGCGGTAAGTGTCGTCGAAGCCGGGGGtgtcgaagaagacgactTGCTTGTTGCCCAATCGACATTCGTATATTTCGGTTTTCTGTGTGCCTGACGCGTTGTAAGTCTCGCGCCGCCAGCTGCTGGTGAAAGACCTACACGAGGAGAGGCTGTGCCCAACAGTCGGCCCTTTCTCTCGCCCCTTTCCAATTAGGTGCTGTAGGAAATTGCTCTTTCCGGAGCCGGTAACCCCCATGACAGCAATGAGGGACAGAGACTTGGCGTTCTCTTCTTTCGAAGCACGGTCTGCCTGCAGCCCAGCTGGCTGTTGTAGTGTTACAGTCACCATTTTGTCTACTAGTGACTACCTAGAGAGCTCGAAGTCAAGATTTTGATGGTGAATGAATGAGAGTAGTACAATGGCGCGTCTCCAAGACCTATAAAGAGCATATTCTCTCCCCGAAGACTTGAAAAACTCCCCTACTCCGTCTCGAAGTCACAGCCTGAATTTAGGATGTGCCACATACCCTGGTGATTGCTAGCGCCGTGGCTGGTTGCCTTGCGAGGCAA is from Fusarium keratoplasticum isolate Fu6.1 chromosome 11, whole genome shotgun sequence and encodes:
- a CDS encoding Cyclin-dependent kinase 1, producing the protein MDNYQRIEKVGEGTYGVVYKARDLAHNGRLVALKKIRLETEDEGVPSTAIREISVLREMNHPNVVSLLNIVHADSHKLYLVLEFLDLDLKKYMDSLPVSDGGRGKPLPSGSSATIRTLGMGDQVVRKFMLHLCEGIKYCHSHRVLHRDLKPQNLLIDKEGNLKLTDFGLARAIGVPLRTYTHEVVTLWYRAPEVLLGGRQYSTGVDMWSIGCIFAEMCTRKPIFAGDSEIDEIFKIFRVLGTPDNEIWPDVTSYPDFKPSFPKWRRNYDAPLCPNLDEEGLNLLDLLLVYDPAYRLSAKRACTHPYFDKLHYENEQVGK
- a CDS encoding G domain-containing protein, translated to MVTVTLQQPAGLQADRASKEENAKSLSLIAVMGVTGSGKSNFLQHLIGKGREKGPTVGHSLSSCRSFTSSWRRETYNASGTQKTEIYECRLGNKQVVFFDTPGFDDTYRGDADVLADVAQVLSSSYKNNLKLNGIIYLHRIKDERMTNAIMRNLTMFRNLCGDAAFQNVALVTTFWDELQDQSKGEDREEQLLARSEWWGYMTAKGSKSMRFHNTRESALDIVSKVIDLDIVTLQVQEEMVNRGLEVDQTTAGEALKSELAEQRKAFEKALQTLHHEKEQAKRDHDVLLQQMIETMELEKATLLQEIESEQAALHADRREERRRIEQEFYDEKLRLERMVQEVAAESVRIKEETETEAREERRRLKAEFDGKLHEFSEQQSQEVQKIVREFEQRLAAEKEDGQRRLSEALERSDAVIRDLRNSMNRSRSEDRRKYEEEIKNIKRRQRETKEQSERWADDMERINREILASQVEQRDADKKDQGGIKTKIDKLKEQKKSKTQVFWSRIGALAGVGSLLLAALA